In Candidatus Omnitrophota bacterium, the genomic stretch AATAGCAGCCGTTTCTAAATTTATTGCCGCTGACCTAATACGAAATGAATGGGTGCCGGCAGAAAGGATAGAGGTTATATACTCCGGATTAGATCTGAAAAAATACAACAAGGAGGTAAGGGTAGGGAATATAAGAAAAGAATTTTCAATAGATCCCAGGGCCCCCCTTATCGGAACGGTAGGCAGGATAAACATCGAAAAGGCCCACGACCTGTTCCTGAAGGCGGCGGCCGAAGTAATAAAGGCGGCCCCTGATGCGAGATTCATAATAGCGGGAGACGGCCCATTAAGGGAAAACCAGGAAAAGCTCTCGGAGGAATTAGGCCTGAAGTCAAAAGTGATATTTACGGGATACAGAAGAGATATTCCAGAGATAATTGCCGATCTCAACATATTCGCCCTCTCATCTCTTACCGAATCCCTGGGAATCGTAAATTTAGAAGCTATGGCCATGGGAAAACCCGTGGTCTCCTTTGATGTGGGAGGGGTCTCAGAGTTAGTGGCCGATAAGGAAACGGGCTTGTTGGTCCCTCCCAGGGATGCCGTCGCCTTCGCCGGCGCCATAATAGGCCTAATACAGGACAAGGGAAAAGCGAAAAATATGGGTTTGGCGGGAAGAAGGCGAGTAGAAGAAAACTTCACGCTGGATGCGACGGTAAAAAAATACCATGAATTATACAATTCGATTGCAGAGGGCGGACAAAAGCAATAATATGCCGAAAAAATTGAATATTCTAATGGCGACAGAGGCTTTTTATCCGGATGGGATCGGCGGGGCGCATACTTACGTCTATAATTTATCTAAATATTTGATACGGCAAGGTCACCGCGTTTATGTCATAACCATAAAGAACGGTGAAAGCGCATTAGCAGATGAGGACATCGAGGGAATCAAAGTTTTAAGATATAAGACTCCGATTAGCGGGCTCTTCCTGTTCGTTAGGCGTCCGATATGTAGCATTATAAATTCCCGACGACTGTTTTGTTCTATAGCAAAAGAAGTAAAATTTGACGTCATTAATTTTCATTTAGCATTACCAGCTTTTGGTTTAAGCACTTGCTCATTTAGCAAGGGGATTCCGAAGATTTACACTTTTCATTCATCAATGGCCGGAGATGTAGCGGTCCAGGTAAAAAAGAAGAAATATTTTCCGTCATTCCTGAACAGCCTTGTTTTCGCGGTGATCAGATCTATTGAAAAGGCGGACTTAAAATGGTGCGATAAAGTAATAGTTTTAAGCGGTTTCAGCAAGCGGTGCCTGACGGAGATCTATAAACAGGATCCCGGCAAGATAACGATTATCCCAGGAGGGGTAGATGTAAACAAGTTCATTCCCGTTATCGACAAAATGCTGCTGAGAAAAGAGCTCTCCATTCCCGCGGACAAGACGGTCCTTTTGACTGCAAGGCGCTTGGTTGCCCGGATGGGGCTCGAGAACCTGATCTATGCCATGAGGCATGTGATTGAAAAAGAAAAGAATGTGATCTTACTGATTTTAGGCGAAGGGTTTTTAAGGGAAAAGCTGGAACTGATCATAACGCAGAATGGCCTGAAAGATTACGTTATTCTTTTGGGACCGGTCGATACCGGTAAAATGAGCTCTTACTATCAGGCTTGTGATGCTTTTGTTTTGCCCACCGAGCAGGATGAATGGTTCGGGCTGGTTACTATAGAAGCGCTATCCTGCGGTATTCCGGTTCTCGGAACACCCGTGGGCGGGACTTCGGAAATATTGGGAAGCATCGATAAGGCGTTGTTATTTTCCGGGACAGGTGCTCGGGATATGGCCAAGGGTATATTGGATTTCCTCGGGAATAAGGATCGCTTTACTGGGAAGAGCCGCGAGTTCAGAAAATTCGCGGAAGATAATTACTCATGGGAGATTGTATCCCGGAAAACCGAGGATATTTATTTAAGCATCCTCGGAAAATAAATAGAGAGGTTATATGAGATTTTTTCTGGAAGTAATTATTTTGATAAGCATGATCCCAACATCTTCGGCTTCCGGTCCGGTTTCAGTAACGCCCACTCCCCAAGAAATAGAGATGAAAGGAGGGGCAGCAGTCTTATCGAACGATTGGAGCATTGTATTGGACCAGAAAGATTCCAAAAATGCACTTACTGCTAGATACTTGGCGGATAAAATTAATGACCGATTCGGCCTTATTCTTAATCTGGAAGATGTGGCCCATCCAAATAAAAAAAACCATATTGTGTTAAGTAAACTTTCCGGACAAGAGCATAATAACATAGGAGAAGAAGGTTATGTGTTGATAGCCTCAGATGGGAATATTTCCATATCGGCAAATACCCAGAAAGGTATATTCTATGGCATGCAAACGCTGTGCCAGTTGATTAAAAAAGAAGCAAACAATATAACGGTGCCGTTGCTCAAAATCGTTGATTATCCCAAGATAAAGATCAGGGCAGTGCATTTTAGCGGAATAAAGCCCGATAAAATAAAGGAAGAAATAGAAAAAATCGCCCAGCTTAAATACAATACGGCGATAATAGAATCGCAAGCTTATTTTAGCCTTGGCCAAAGCGAAAACAGGGAATTAATGGAAGAAATATTCCGTTACGCCCGCGAACTCTATATTGAACCTATTCCCGAGGTGCTTAGCTTTAGTTCAGCGCAGGGAATATTGGTAGGCGATCCTTATTCAGTCGAAGGAATACGTAACGAAAATAAAAAGCTTAAATTCATAAATGATATTGCCCAACCAGAAGAATCAACTGTTGGGCCTCTGGTCAATGTGATAAGAGACGGAGAAG encodes the following:
- a CDS encoding glycosyltransferase, producing the protein MIKVLHLMTASEKNRGVGGAETLLLSITEKMSKEDIGFIIAYTSGGMLTDDFKKAGAEVVQFDTASQIDLPAVFKLVKLIKSRNIDIVHSHQLRYDFLGSIAARISKTPFIFTRHQSLSDYPIKRFKKAIFLNVDRLITVRSADKIAAVSKFIAADLIRNEWVPAERIEVIYSGLDLKKYNKEVRVGNIRKEFSIDPRAPLIGTVGRINIEKAHDLFLKAAAEVIKAAPDARFIIAGDGPLRENQEKLSEELGLKSKVIFTGYRRDIPEIIADLNIFALSSLTESLGIVNLEAMAMGKPVVSFDVGGVSELVADKETGLLVPPRDAVAFAGAIIGLIQDKGKAKNMGLAGRRRVEENFTLDATVKKYHELYNSIAEGGQKQ
- a CDS encoding glycosyltransferase family 4 protein yields the protein MATEAFYPDGIGGAHTYVYNLSKYLIRQGHRVYVITIKNGESALADEDIEGIKVLRYKTPISGLFLFVRRPICSIINSRRLFCSIAKEVKFDVINFHLALPAFGLSTCSFSKGIPKIYTFHSSMAGDVAVQVKKKKYFPSFLNSLVFAVIRSIEKADLKWCDKVIVLSGFSKRCLTEIYKQDPGKITIIPGGVDVNKFIPVIDKMLLRKELSIPADKTVLLTARRLVARMGLENLIYAMRHVIEKEKNVILLILGEGFLREKLELIITQNGLKDYVILLGPVDTGKMSSYYQACDAFVLPTEQDEWFGLVTIEALSCGIPVLGTPVGGTSEILGSIDKALLFSGTGARDMAKGILDFLGNKDRFTGKSREFRKFAEDNYSWEIVSRKTEDIYLSILGK
- a CDS encoding beta-N-acetylhexosaminidase: MRFFLEVIILISMIPTSSASGPVSVTPTPQEIEMKGGAAVLSNDWSIVLDQKDSKNALTARYLADKINDRFGLILNLEDVAHPNKKNHIVLSKLSGQEHNNIGEEGYVLIASDGNISISANTQKGIFYGMQTLCQLIKKEANNITVPLLKIVDYPKIKIRAVHFSGIKPDKIKEEIEKIAQLKYNTAIIESQAYFSLGQSENRELMEEIFRYARELYIEPIPEVLSFSSAQGILVGDPYSVEGIRNENKKLKFINDIAQPEESTVGPLVNVIRDGEDEIIVRSADGKKVFSEHKDYKVIDGQISFPFSSSAVPTQIMRIQDGEIENGEEVLVSYTYFENKPSFNFPDCVATYCPSTERTYNVMTETIGNVLNILRPSYISIGHDEIRGMNRDNRCRKRNLSNAELLADDVIKLFNICKSVNPDVNVLMWNDMLNPYYNGGNADFEVQYGGLPGETYPAIDWIPKDVILMTAAYDPNKSFCLKSCDYFDSKQFNYLVAGWNNKQNIAEWSEIAKQRSNCLGIIETTWYDWEGNFENIKYAAEVSWH